One window of Vespula pensylvanica isolate Volc-1 chromosome 15, ASM1446617v1, whole genome shotgun sequence genomic DNA carries:
- the LOC122634630 gene encoding protein disabled, whose protein sequence is MQTLRKKNSPCKFKNEPTRFLGEGVSFKAKLIGILEVSEARGDRMCQAALADLKMAIRAAGEHKQRIAVQVSIDGLRLRDEKTSECLYHHPVHKISFIAQDMSDSRAFGYIFGSPDTGHRFFGIKTDKAASQVVIAMRDLFQVVFELKKKEIELAKQHIEQNAINAIKFHTGGMFVEPAPDTKGAAGTESSVHRTRLTNSETEKATDRKNENQSGVIADLLDLQFELNSLQQGIHQMDKITPEQPGPATDDLFESDPFGDSFANMKLKDTVQPILPPPPSSAKRGHLERQQTVPAPTASSATSSPAATLYSKTPPPQETMHWFDKETENLFNDGELTNPAKTAAVRKDQDEASTSLNATPRSSQAKSPQIDVFTELDPLGTGLIKPYVDKKDFFQHLKNPPKKVLKDLVTTNSTDTFPTNFNLTSDTPSGSIKLQNDLPLKESDRHEEGNFANFDRFDENEATQSSILPRSDSPQKKDIVSRPTHHQPLSVSLPPEETPTKSTLAGISSVNAPTAVGGTTSVAGRADKDSNESVQALVRLPSPKKYLQSVRKREFDMDLPSGKSQSIEKPFPVDFSTTSDSPASPLRSCSSDANSRLSSSSAELDLVPEPPPRGAGSIMINPPPLPPKKQAARGSIKPPPRPPYTEGHFHYDFIEREVASPSPTRTRERTKSPPRDAKGQFDDNFSPPSQASARTDLISTMTTSAFEDSFSSMIPATNLSTFFASSGGRSPAATRRPKPSLDITLSQLTSANLDELAGSLGMTVQELTSLTLQQLTECLANLSSKESATEAKEEETARPRLEQFATKPSASTCKITETSFVSSEPLFKANFDQEPTKKQEEPTYDKYAVFRELLEMERMQEEEPREETNDEEVATDTESKEPEERKESEEDETRGELTAEAIVAMANLTVKLPPSTEELAKEDSRMMAIEETNGIETDRPIGAMEALGETKDDAIEVSTKLQPKTEGDVEADIEEDTTEDTTVTAGNRDRGETSSDKGSEANGVPDKVVVPESSTEDVGRSSVAEKTEVRSSTSTSSDRYAALREIIGETERLGKQNEEESSSRRESPVVVQQQASSSKNLAEAELLSLFSDSLPTVPPSPRRSLKKKEDDLKSVAMDIFEEIKMLNTGTHKAKEVKAIAGIAGFEDVFCPFAEEVAKDNGREDGEREEDGNWAKFETSVLGSDRSSCEGARSVGGTSPWSPDGKDFHRDVPPFKSVASTSGVHRHSGDSDNEWKDEEESEESNGRGRPEGRFWCGRHPRFDAAEFDERSFYEEASASLDNRSDKRDRSFRGRAVRKSRGPWAKNVGHRPRDPSRWHEKPQWEEVPRRYPHRKLPYKENDDHYDVHDHLSRFWKCRPKSQRWNWIPDDAYYDEERRRKMTERKLTLLWNEEDRFGSEESVGFEEDDRWAKRKYERRRWDEDYGRYWNRRSSPPLDGEYPSKEGYYYYRESRERPHDYASGAWDEEYGPERVGDESGRYNTVGRKRHWPKRPNSANEGRNTEYGEMVYADARSKFGTSRSECSDNDSDPYLRPSQRSRSRESYWGSDQEYDSWPERPYWSEGPDVKSETLHRKRVARHKAAARQAVQAKTQSPFEDDFAQSIEQVESPASETLPSAEPRVRPEIGESKRGELIERPPPSPSATPSRLSTKEVHPRREMPREYNKRSTFFEDDLTPTASVSTSDASDRRRLSSDLKATPEEIPPDAKDSHRSIDGFVSEDSGRDSFFNGDLRFDDDDAFTFKSELEDSVPERCTTTLPLKNARQNKYAASNSNNKGRPSDQYIRKSESVNIFIREEDPFDDDDFFN, encoded by the exons ATGCAGACCTTACGGAAGAAAAACAGCCCGTGCAAGT TTAAGAACGAGCCAACACGGTTCCTCGGGGAAGGCGTTTCGTTCAAGGCGAAGCTGATCGGCATATTGGAAGTATCCGAAGCACGTGGCGATCGAATGTGTCAAGCAGCATTGGCGGACTTGAAGATGGCGATTCGTGCAGCCGGTGAACATAAGCAAAGGATTGCTGTACAGGTCAGCATCGATGGGCTTCGTTTGAGGGATGAAAAAACGAGT GAATGTTTGTACCATCATCCCGTGCACAAGATATCTTTCATCGCTCAAGACATGAGCGATTCCAGAGCATTCGGTTATATATTTGGCTCACCAGACACAGGACACAGATTTTTTGGTATCAAGACGGATAAAGCAGCGAGTCAG GTGGTCATAGCGATGAGGGATCTCTTTCAAGTTGTGTTCGAgctgaagaagaaggaaattgAATTGGCGAAGCAACACATCGAACAAAATGCCATAAACGCTATCAAGTTCCATACCGGCGGGATGTTCGTCGAACCAGCGCCCGACACCAAA GGTGCAGCCGGAACCGAATCGTCCGTTCATCGAACTAGACTTACAAACTCCGAGACGGAGAAGGCGACCGACAGGAAGAACGAAAATCAGAGTGGCGTTATCGCCGACTTGCTAGATCTGCAATTCGAGTTGAATTCGTTACAACAGGGAATACATCAGATGGATAAAATAACACCGGAACAACCTGGGCCGGCCACGGATGATCTGTTCGAGAGCGATCCGTTCGGCGATTCTTTCGCGAACATGAAA TTAAAAGATACCGTACAACCCATTTTGCCACCGCCACCGTCCTCCGCGAAAAGAGGCCACTTGGAACGGCAACAAACCGTGCCAGCTCCGACGGCATCGTCCGCTACGTCTAGTCCAGCCGCGACGTTGTACAGCAAAACGCCACCTCCTCAGGAGACGATGCATTGGTTCGACAAGGAAACGGAAAATCTTTTCAACGACGGAGAGCTAACGAACCCAGCGAAAACTGCCGCGGTTAGGAAAGATCAGGACGAGGCGAGT ACCTCGCTGAACGCAACCCCGAGAAGTAGCCAAGCCAAAAGTCCGCAGATAGACGTATTCACGGAACTGGATCCCCTAGGGACTGGTCTGATAAAGCCTTACGTCGATAAGAAAGACTTCTTCCAACATCTGAAAAACCCTCCAAAAAAGGTGCTTAAAGATTTAGTAACGACCAATTCGACGGATACGTTTCCAACGAATTTCAATCTAACGTCGGATACCCCGTCGGGCTCTATAAAATTACAGAATGATTTACCTTTGAAGGAAAGTGATCGCCACGAAGAGGGCAATTTCgcgaatttcgatcgattcgatgagAACGAGGCCACGCAGTCGTCCATCCTTCCGAGGTCCGACTCGCCccaaaagaaagatattgtaTCGAGGCCGACTCATCACCAACCGTTGTCGGTGTCCCTCCCGCCCGAAGAGACGCCTACCAAGAGTACGCTCGCTGGGATATCCTCCGTAAACGCTCCAACCGCCGTCGGAGGAACGACGAGCGTTGCCGGCAGAGCAGACAAGGATTCCAACGAATCCGTCCAGGCGTTGGTCAGATTGCCAAGCCCAAAGAAATATCTGCAATCGGTTAGAAAACGAGAATTCGATATGGATTTGCCGAGCGGCAAGTCGCAGTCCATAGAGAAACCATTCCCGGTAGATTTCTCTACCACGAGCGACTCACCGGCGTCGCCGCTGAGATCCTGTTCCTCCGACGCGAACTCGAGATTGTCCAGTTCCAGTGCGGAGCTGGATCTCGTTCCTGAACCACCGCCAAGGGGCGCCGGAAGTATAATGATCAATCCGCCGCCCTTGCCACCGAAGAAGCAAGCCGCCAGAGGCTCCATAAAACCACCGCCCAGACCGCCTTATACCGAGGGTCACTTTCACTACGACTTCATCGAGCGCGAGGTGGCTTCGCCCTCTCCGACGAGGACCagagaaaggacgaaaagTCCGCCGAGGGATGCGAAGGGCCAGTTCGACGATAACTTCAGTCCACCGTCGCAAGCGTCAGCCAGGACGGACTTGATATCCACCATGACGACCTCCGCGTTCGAGGATTCGTTCAGTTCGATGATACCCGCGACGAATTTGTCAACGTTCTTCGCTTCGAGCGGCGGCAGATCGCCCGCCGCGACGAGGAGACCGAAACCCTCGCTTGACATCACCCTGAGTCAATTAACTTCGGCGAACTTGGACGAGTTGGCGGGCAGCCTTGGCATGACCGTGCAGGAACTAACGAGCCTAACGTTGCAACAGCTCACCGAATGTCTCGCCAATCTCTCGAGCAAAGAATCGGCGACAGAGgcgaaagaagaggagacgGCCCGACCGAGACTGGAACAATTCGCGACGAAACCATCCGCGTCCACGTGTAAAATCACGGAAACCAGTTTCGTCAGCAGCGAGCCACTTTTCAAAGCGAACTTCGATCAGGAACCGACGAAGAAGCAGGAGGAACCGACGTACGACAAGTACGCCGTGTTTCGAGAATTGCTCGAGATGGAACGGATGCAGGAGGAGGAACCGAGGGAGGAGACGAACGACGAGGAAGTCGCGACGGATACCGAAAGCAAAGAACCGGAGGAACGAAAAGAATCGGAGGAGGACGAGACACGAGGCGAACTCACGGCCGAAGCTATCGTAGCTATGGCGAACTTGACCGTCAAGTTGCCACCCAGTACCGAGGAATTAGCGAAGGAAGATTCGAGGATGATGGCAATCGAGGAAACGAACGGAATCGAGACCGACAGGCCGATCGGCGCGATGGAAGCTCTCGGCGAAACGAAGGACGACGCGATCGAGGTATCGACGAAGTTGCAGCCAA AGACCGAGGGGGATGTCGAGGCGGACATCGAAGAAGATACGACGGAAGATACGACCGTTACGGCGGGTAATCGGGACAGAGGAGAGACTTCGTCGGACAAGGGCAGCGAAGCGAACGGCGTGCCGGACAAGGTCGTCGTGCCGGAGAGCAGCACGGAGGACGTCGGTCGATCCTCCGTCGCGGAGAAAACCGAGGTGAGATcctcgacgtcgacgtcgagcGACAGATACGCGGCGTTGAGGGAGATAATAGGCGAGACGGAAAGATTAGGCAAGCAGAACGAGGAGGAGTCGTCCTCCAGACGAGAGTCCCCGGTGGTGGTACAGCAGCAGGCGTCGTCGAGTAAGAACTTGGCGGAGGCCGAACTCTTGAGTTTATTCTCGGACAGTTTGCCGACCGTACCGCCGAGCCCGAGGAGGTCCcttaagaagaaggaggacgaTCTGAAAAGCGTCGCCATggatattttcgaagaaataaagatgcTCAACACCGGGACGCATAAAGCGAAAGAGGTAAAAGCTATCGCCGGCATCGCCGGATTCGAGGACGTGTTTTGTCCCTTCGCCGAGGAGGTCGCCAAGGACAACGGTCGAGAAGAcggggagagggaggaggacGGCAATTGGGCCAAGTTCGAAACGAGCGTGCTCGGTTCGGACAGATCGTCTTGCGAAGGGGCGCGCTCCGTGGGTGGTACGTCGCCTTGGTCGCCCGACGGCAAGGACTTCCATCGCGACGTACCGCCTTTCAAATCCGTCGCCTCTACCAGCGGGGTTCACAGACATTCCGGCGACAGCGACAACGAATggaaggacgaggaggagagcGAGGAAAGTAACGGCAGGGGACGTCCGGAGGGGAGATTCTGGTGCGGAAGGCATCCGAGGTTCGACGCGGCCGAATTCGACGAGAGGTCGTTCTACGAGGAGGCCTCGGCCTCGCTGGACAATAGATCGGACAAAAGGGATCGAAGCTTTCGGGGCCGGGCGGTCAGGAAGTCGCGCGGTCCGTGGGCCAAGAACGTCGGACACAGACCGAGAGACCCGTCGCGCTGGCACGAGAAACCTCAATGGGAGGAGGTGCCGAGGCGTTATCCCCATCGAAAGTTACCTTACAAGGAGAACGACGATCATTACGACGTGCACGATCACTTGTCGCGATTTTGGAAATGCAGGCCAAAGTCCCAACGATGGAATTGGATACCCGACGATGCTTATTACGACGAGGAGCGCAGAAGAAAGATGACGGAGAGAAAGTTGACGTTGCTGTGGAACGAAGAGGACAGATTCGGCAGCGAGGAGAGCGTTGGCTTCGAGGAGGACGATAGATGGGCCAAACGCAAATACGAAAGGAGACGGTGGGACGAGGATTACGGTAGATATTGGAACAGGCGGAGTAGTCCTCCCTTGGACGGCGAGTACCCGTCCAAGGAaggttactactactatcggGAGAGCAGAGAGAGGCCTCACGACTACGCCAGCGGGGCGTGGGACGAGGAGTACGGTCCGGAACGTGTCGGGGACGAATCAGGTAGATACAACACGGTCGGTAGAAAGAGACATTGGCCGAAGAGGCCGAACAGTGCTAACGAGGGTCGTAATACCGAGTACGGTGAAATGGTGTATGCCGACGCGAGGAGCAAGTTCGGTACGTCTAGATCGGAATGCAGCGACAACGATTCGGATCCTTACTTGAGGCCGTCGCAGAGGTCGAGAAGTCGCGAAAGTTATTGGGGCAGCGATCAGGAGTACGATAGTTGGCCGGAGAGACCGTATTGGTCGGAGGGTCCGGACGTCAAGAGCGAGACGTTGCATCGTAAGAGAGTAGCGAGGCATAAGGCCGCCGCGCGACAAGCGGTACAGGCTAAAACGCAGAGCCCTTTCGAGGATGATTTTGCGCAAAGTATCGAGCAGGTCGAGTCACCGGCCAGTGAAACGTTGCCGTCGGCCGAGCCGCGCGTTCGTCCGGAGATCGGCGAATCGAAAAGGGGAGAATTGATCGAACGGCCTCCTCCGAGTCCTTCCGCGACTCCGAGTCGATTATCTACCAAGGAAGTGCATCCACGCAGGGAAATGCCACGGGAATATAACAAGCGGTCGACCTTCTTCGAAGACGATTTAACGCCGACCGCTAGCGTCTCCACCAGCGACGCGTCCGACCGACGAAGATTGTCGTCGGACTTGAAGGCGACACCCGAAGAAATTCCACCCGACGCGAAGGATTCTCATAGGTCGATAGACGGTTTCGTTTCGGAGGACAGTGGCCGAGATTCCTTCTTCAACGGTGATCTTAggttcgacgacgacgacgcgttCACTTTCAAGTCCGAATTAGAGGACAGCGTGCCCGAACGTTGTACCACTACCTTGCCATTGAAAAACGCCAGGCAAAACAAATACGCTGCCTCGAACAGTAACAACAAAGGTAGACCATCCGAtcaatatataagaaaatccGAGTCGGTGAACATCTTCATACGCGAGGAAGATCcgttcgacgacgacgacttttTCAATTGA